Proteins found in one Haloferax litoreum genomic segment:
- a CDS encoding aldo/keto reductase codes for MKTRPLGETGHDSSIMTFGTIALNWLEQEGADQMVELVLDRGVNHFDVAPMYGDAELKLGPKLRQHRDDIFLGCKTQERTYEGAKQKLEQSLNRLGVDHIDLYQVHGLEYEEELDTITGEGGALEAFREAKEEGLISHIGLTSHSEPRLILDAIDRIDDLETLMFPMNPVVAGKDDPDHDYAAVLERADEEGIGTLGIKAFAKGPWPSTDELPEGDRPYANWYEPVDTPAEIAERFDFAASQGLTSVVSMGDPKLMAMVLDAAQRYDGMDEAAQRSLIEKLRHDESPVPEQLHH; via the coding sequence ATGAAGACGCGTCCACTGGGCGAGACCGGTCACGACAGTAGCATCATGACGTTCGGCACTATCGCGCTCAACTGGCTCGAACAGGAGGGTGCAGACCAGATGGTCGAACTCGTGCTCGACAGAGGGGTCAACCACTTCGACGTGGCCCCGATGTACGGGGACGCCGAACTGAAGTTAGGGCCGAAACTCCGGCAACACCGAGACGACATCTTCCTCGGGTGCAAGACGCAGGAGCGAACCTACGAAGGCGCGAAGCAAAAGCTCGAACAGTCGCTCAACCGCCTCGGCGTCGACCACATCGACCTCTATCAGGTCCACGGCCTCGAATACGAGGAAGAACTGGACACCATCACGGGCGAGGGTGGCGCGCTCGAAGCCTTCAGAGAGGCCAAAGAGGAGGGACTCATCAGCCACATCGGCCTGACGAGTCACAGCGAACCACGACTCATCCTCGACGCTATCGACCGTATCGACGACCTTGAGACGCTCATGTTCCCGATGAACCCCGTCGTCGCAGGCAAAGACGACCCGGACCACGACTATGCGGCGGTCCTCGAACGAGCAGACGAGGAGGGCATCGGAACGCTCGGAATCAAGGCCTTCGCGAAGGGACCGTGGCCGTCGACAGACGAACTGCCGGAAGGGGACCGCCCGTACGCGAACTGGTACGAACCGGTCGATACTCCCGCCGAAATCGCGGAGCGGTTCGACTTCGCTGCGTCGCAGGGCCTGACGAGCGTCGTCAGCATGGGCGACCCGAAGCTGATGGCGATGGTCCTCGACGCGGCACAGCGATACGACGGGATGGACGAGGCCGCACAGCGGTCGCTCATCGAAAAACTCCGCCACGACGAGAGTCCGGTGCCGGAGCAACTCCACCACTGA
- a CDS encoding arylamine N-acetyltransferase family protein, with product MNADAYLVRLGLDPDAFVEPTLSALEQLQRAHVQTVPFETLAVTGDPFDESDDGDGVRLELPHLFEKIVERERGGFCFELNGLFNWLLCELGFDADRIAARVVGDDGAGRPPANHHANVVELDRRYVVDVGMGVPTMRRPLPLDGTVRTDDVGVSWRVVECDRPDETYTTQYRVGSGADWQDRYYFSDTPRELTYFEATCDYLQSAPESPFTGDPVVSRASDDGYVKLRPDSLIRHVGSEETEDPVEEGAWHDVLEREFGLRYRVA from the coding sequence ATGAATGCAGACGCCTACCTCGTCCGACTCGGACTCGACCCCGACGCGTTCGTGGAACCCACTCTCTCGGCCCTCGAACAGTTGCAGCGAGCTCACGTGCAGACGGTTCCGTTCGAGACACTCGCCGTCACCGGCGACCCCTTCGACGAATCCGACGACGGCGACGGCGTTCGCCTCGAACTCCCCCACCTCTTCGAGAAAATCGTCGAACGCGAGCGCGGCGGGTTCTGCTTCGAACTCAACGGTCTGTTCAACTGGTTGCTCTGTGAACTCGGATTCGACGCCGACCGAATCGCTGCCCGCGTCGTCGGCGACGACGGTGCAGGACGCCCACCGGCCAATCACCACGCGAACGTCGTCGAACTCGACCGGAGATACGTCGTCGACGTTGGGATGGGCGTCCCGACGATGCGGCGTCCACTCCCGCTCGATGGGACGGTCCGTACCGACGACGTGGGCGTCTCGTGGCGCGTCGTCGAGTGTGACCGACCGGACGAGACGTACACCACACAGTATCGAGTCGGGTCGGGCGCGGACTGGCAGGACAGATACTACTTCTCGGACACACCGCGGGAACTGACGTACTTCGAGGCGACGTGCGACTACCTCCAGTCGGCACCCGAATCGCCGTTCACCGGCGACCCCGTCGTCTCCCGTGCGAGCGACGATGGCTACGTCAAACTCAGGCCAGACAGTCTCATCCGGCACGTCGGGTCCGAGGAGACGGAGGACCCTGTCGAAGAGGGTGCGTGGCACGACGTCCTCGAACGCGAGTTCGGACTCCGATATCGAGTCGCCTAA
- a CDS encoding class I SAM-dependent methyltransferase, whose translation MDVPTTVRAALEDRPVSGAICLEAGAGVGNTTAGLLAAGASRVYAVTTNPDHASLVRERVAPDDTDRTAVLEADVRTLPLADSSVEIITAHGLFNLLAPETLDAVVSELTRVAAPGCHLVVDDYDPLPETAAVCDLFALENAVSELANGTPALTFYPAGVLRRSFVAAGWEFDRERTLLDPVPWTKKHLRAHANATKSLASKLSPELADPLTEEVEHLRRAIGDESVGQMFSLAFRRR comes from the coding sequence ATGGACGTTCCAACGACAGTCAGGGCCGCCCTCGAAGACCGACCGGTCTCCGGTGCCATCTGTCTGGAAGCGGGTGCTGGCGTCGGCAACACGACGGCCGGACTGCTCGCCGCAGGTGCGAGTCGCGTCTACGCGGTTACGACCAATCCCGACCACGCCTCACTCGTCCGGGAGCGAGTCGCACCCGACGACACAGACCGGACCGCTGTCCTCGAAGCAGACGTTCGCACGCTCCCACTGGCAGACAGTTCGGTCGAAATTATCACCGCCCACGGGTTGTTCAACCTGCTCGCACCGGAGACGCTCGACGCAGTCGTGAGTGAGTTGACTCGGGTCGCCGCACCGGGGTGTCACCTCGTCGTCGACGACTACGACCCACTCCCCGAGACTGCTGCTGTCTGTGACCTCTTCGCCCTCGAAAACGCCGTGTCTGAACTGGCGAACGGGACCCCCGCGCTCACGTTCTACCCGGCGGGCGTCCTCCGTCGGTCGTTCGTCGCCGCGGGGTGGGAGTTCGACCGAGAGCGAACCCTCCTTGACCCGGTTCCGTGGACGAAAAAACACCTCCGAGCACACGCGAACGCGACCAAATCACTTGCGTCGAAGCTCTCGCCGGAACTGGCGGACCCACTCACTGAGGAGGTAGAACACCTCAGGAGGGCTATCGGTGACGAATCGGTCGGGCAGATGTTCAGCCTCGCGTTCCGACGCAGATAG